The following coding sequences are from one Ornithodoros turicata isolate Travis chromosome 1, ASM3712646v1, whole genome shotgun sequence window:
- the LOC135397509 gene encoding probable E3 ubiquitin-protein ligase HECTD2 → MDVVGASGVSLTCPVCRISVMCPRTRSMCPFCGSFYNREANSDTSLRGRHQNRDTLPHIENERSVVRIAGFGPLITDSLGAIHSYITGLILQPSSPASLYLSLPPVQADAERRLCSLSAGAELQASTAKDHQPGDSCDPLESQYPARSKDIADLRETVEEGRATNSFAKIREFYELTFSSLVELNALFKQNPAQDDAKLCTPELKNELLYAVYDILEELPSYVSKAVLKGIINSLLTTDIRLKAKDDTRAVYILLQNPVFSNQSSYTIFAHLLRKVVSLKSADHQLLIHWFANCPANRLRALVKRLLQFITIREFPPANGHKLPSISKSRWWIPCATRVLALINASSNKKHPNILHYTEFYNSALDHIDLISEYYRWQSPGKHSKFSYCQYPFILSIVAKKFVLQRDSEQQMILNARRSLLNRALHHQAPDIDVFFLNLNVRRSNLVSDSLNEIARKQRDLKKKLKVTFVGEPGLDMGGLTKEWFLLLIRQIFSPDYGMFVYHNQARCYWFSTTQLGNLREYNLIGVLMGLAVYNSIILDLHFPTACYKKLLNPPVVPQNIESANVGVCKFTTDDFAEVMPDVTTGLKELLAYEGNVEEDFCMTFQVSVEEFGAIKTHTLKVEGEDIPVTNDNRKEYVELYVDLILNKAIFHPFKAFYLGFHSVCASNALIMLRPEEVEMLVCGCPKLDMEELRKVTVYDNFDENEPIIQDFWDILKSFSPELQKQFLRFATGSDRVPVGGMGEMTFKISALNNNTDMLPVSHTCFNQLVLPRYNSKDVLKDKLIIAISNAEGFGLE, encoded by the exons ATGGATGTCGTTGGTGCAAGCGGCGTGTCTCTGACATGCCCCGTGTGCCGCATCTCAGTGATGTGTCCCCGGACTAGGTCCATGTGCCCATTTTGCGGGTCTTTCTACAACCGAGAGGCCAATTCTGACACCAGCCTCCGTGGTCGGCACCAGAACAGAGACACACTGCCCCACATT GAGAATGAGAGATCCGTCGTTCGCATCGCTGGCTTCGGACCGTTAATTACAGACAGCCTCGGCGCCATTCATTCGTACATTACCGGTTTAATCCTCCAGCCTTCTTCCCCTGCATCTTTGTACCTGTCGTTGCCTCCCGTTCAAGCAGACGCGGAACGTAGACTATGCAGTCTCAGCGCCGGTGCTGAACTCCAAGCTTCCACAGCAAAGGACCACCAGCCTGGAGATTCATGCGATCCTTTAGAATCCCAGTACCCAGCTCGTAGCAAGGATATCGCGGATCTGAG AGAAACGGTGGAAGAAGGTCGAGCAACGAACTCATTTGCGAAAATTCGAGAGTTCTACGAACTGACCTTTAGTTCACTGGTGGAGCTCAATGCCCTTTTCAAG CAAAATCCTGCCCAGGATGACGCGAAGCTGTGCACCCCGGAGCTTAAGAACGAACTCCTTTACGCCGTTTACGACATCCTCGAAGAGCTG CCTTCATATGTGAGCAAAGCAGTCCTGAAAGGAATCATTAATTCTCTCCTTACAACGGATATCAG GCTAAAGGCAAAGGACGATACGAGAGCAGTGTACATATTGTTGCAG AATCCTGTTTTCAGTAACCAGAGTTCCTACACCATCTTCGCACACCTTTTGCGAAAAGTCGTGTCCTTAAAAAGTGCGGATCATCAGCTCCTTATTCATTGGTTTGCAAA CTGTCCCGCAAACCGCCTTCGCGCATTGGTCAAGCGACTGCTACAGTTTATCACCATCCGAGAATTCCCTCCTGCTAATGGCCACAAGCTGCCGTCCATCAGCAAGAGTAGATGGTGGATTCCTTGTGCTACTCGTGTCCTGGCGCTTATCA ATGCATCGAGCAACAAGAAACACCCAAATATTCTTCATTACACGGAGTTCTACAACAGCGCCTTGGATCACATAGATCTGATATCAGAGTACTATCGCTGGCAATCACCAGGAAAACATTCAAA GTTCTCCTACTGTCAGTATCCCTTCATCCTGAGCATTGTGGCAAAGAAGTTTGTACTGCAGAGGGACTCGGAACAACAAATGATCCTGAATGCCAGA CGCAGTCTCCTAAACCGAGCTCTTCACCACCAAGCGCCAGATATCGATGTCTTCTTTCTCAACCTCAACGTTCGTCGGTCCAACTTGGTATCAGACTCACTAAATGAG ATAGCTCGAAAACAGCGGGACCTGAAAAAAAAGCTCAAAGTAACATTTGTCGGGGAGCCGGGTCTTGACATGGGCGGTCTGACCAAGGAGTGGTTCTTGTTGCTCATCCGCCAGATATTCAGCCCTGATTATG GAATGTTTGTGTACCACAACCAAGCACGTTGTTATTGGTTCAGCACGACGCAACTTGGAAACTTGAGAGAGTACAACTTGATCGGAGTT CTCATGGGATTAGCTGTCTACAATTCCATTATCTTAGATCTTCATTTTCCGACGGCCTGTTACAAAAAGCTTCTAAATCCTCCAGTTGTGCCTCAGAATATAGAGAGTGCAAATGTAGGTGTTTGCAAGTTTACCACCGATGATTTCGCCGAAGTGATGCCT GATGTGACTACAGGACTTAAGGAGCTTCTTGCCTATGAAGGAAATGTAGAAGAGGATTTCTGCATGACATTCCAG GTCTCAGTAGAAGAGTTTGGTGCTATAAAAACGCATACGCTTAAAGTTGAAGGTGAGGACATTCCAGTGACTAACGACAATAGAAAAG AATATGTGGAACTTTACGTGGACCTTATCCTCAACAAGGCTATTTTCCATCCATTTAAAGCATTTTATTTGGGATTTCACAGCGTCTGCGCATCAAACGCTCTCATA ATGCTTCGTCCAGAAGAAGTGGAAATGCTTGTCTGTGGATGTCCGAAATTGGACATGGAGGAGTTAAGAAAGGTCACGGTGTATGACAACTTCGATGAAAACGAGCCCATTATACA GGACTTTTGGGATATTTTGAAGTCATTCAGTCCTGAGCTTCAGAAGCAATTCCTACGCTTTGCAACTGGAAGTGATAGGGTGCCTGTTGGGGGAATGGGAGAAATGACATTCAAGATATCGGCCCTCAATAATAACACAGACAT GCTGCCTGTTTCGCACACGTGCTTCAATCAACTCGTGTTACCTAGGTATAACAGCAAAGACGTGCTCAAGGACAAGCTCATCATCGCTATTTCCAATGCTGAGGGATTTGGCCTTGAGTGA